The genomic interval TCttgtttttgctaaaaaaaaatatataccaaaagacaatttttttacatAAGGGAATCGCATGCACAGCTATTCCATAATATATACGGACTGTaatagagagatatatatatatatcagaattGTCCCtcaggtgctatgtgtgatcacactTGCTTGTAAAAGGGACGATCCTGATgatcaatatatattatataatagctgtgcatgcaattcccttATGTGAAAATTGTTGCTTggtatcttttattttttttaggtaagGGGATTGCATGCACAGCTATTCCTTAATTACTCCAACTACTAAGCAGGCTAAAATACTCTCCGTATATGAGACAGTTTTTCTCCTTCTGTATATGACAGGAGAGAGACTGTCTAATGTAAATAAAGGATAGAGAAAAACCCCGGTCTCCTATGATTACATTAGACAGCTTCTGTCTCTGTGTCCTGGGTGAGAGGTCTTTGCAGCTAGGTCGATCTGAAGGACAAGGAGTGTCTCCTCCATCCCTCCTGGTTCTCTCCTCTTCGCTTGAGGGCCCACAGGGTCCATCATATGTTGCTGGGTTTCTTATTATCTCGTCTTCCCCTCAGTACATGGCGGGTGGGGCCAGGCAGGGGTTCGGAGGAGGGTGAagactttggggggggggggggagtgattAGTAGggaaaagctgatgtcaaacaggTCAAGGGTCCGGAGGATGTAAGTTTGGAGAGCCAGCTGATGCTGCTTTAGTGGCTTCTTCCTTCAGCACCCCCTCCTGCCATAATGAAAAGCGGCTGCTGTGGGGACAAGGCTAATCTTGCTTTCACGATTCTGATCAAAATCCAAATCCTGCTTTAATGAAGGGGGCGAATTGATGACATTCAATTAATCGCCCGGCCCTACTTCCAACTCTCTGTTTTAGTCCCATGTTGCACAAGTTTATTTTCCAACCTGTTTAAAATTCTTATGCTGTTTTGAGAATTGCACTGGGCATGGGCATGCCAATGTCTCGCTGATCAAGAGGCTCGTGGCCATTTTTGGCCACCTCTTCATCTGTcttgattattatattactgtgGAAGATTGCAAGGTGTATACAGACACTATTATCTTGAATATAACTTATATAACTGTCATAACCTTTCAGCTATAATTTTTCCAGAGACTGCTATCCCTGTTTATCATCACACCTGTAAACCTAATCGTATGTAGATCTCTGCGATACTTGGTTGTAAATTACAAATACTTCAGAAAGTGCAGTAGTTTATCATGTACATACAGTTCTGGGAAACTACTTGTTAGTGCATGTCAAATAAAACCCTTTCTGTTCGTAGTACATGAGAACCAGTCACCTATTTAACGGTTTGTTTAACCTGCGCAACTGTTGGCGGTTATATTATTGTATCTGATTCATttgtattaaagggaacctgtctgaTGGCAGCATACGTCGCAACCAGTGTGATGTGCCTGACTCGGGGAGAGGTGTCCAATGGGTGCCCACTTTCCCAGCCGTCCCCACTCCTCCTGGAGATTGATAGATCTTTCCCTAGTCCATGTCTGTCCCTACTAGTGCTGGAAAGTTTAGGCAAATTTTTAAGTATTCTTCACAGAGCGTTAAACTTGTTATAAGCTGGCCATACGTATATTCGTGATTTCAGATGGCTGTTTTTTGAATGACTTGTCTTTCATAGTAGGTCTGTGAAGGACGACCGCTCCATAAATTAAAATGACAAATCGCTGACCGATCTCTGCCTTGATATGTGGCCTGGTCTGAGCTACTATTAATGGGATACAGATCTGTAGCTTGACGTAAACTACCTTTCAAGCACTGTACCCAATAACAACCCATAAAAATATAACTTCCACAAATATTGGTCTTCAGTCGACGTCTGTCACACTTGTTTATGTCACAAAGttaaaatctctagtgtatggtcAGCATTAGCCGGGACAGTATATCTAGGACAGAATTGTTATTGGGCTATTATTGCCAGCAGATATAAccgttatataaaaagtgttccaATGGCCAagggtcacactgataaatgacaTTCAGACATTCTCTTTTGTTTTCTGTTTTCCAAGATTTACTTATTAATGTGACTTATGTTTTATTTGTAGGTTACGGTCTGACTGATTCAGAGTTTGGGGACACTTATCTGATTGTTAAGAGCAATATGGCTGAGCCGGACTACATAGAATCAGATAATCCAGAACTAATAAGGCCCCATAAATTGGTAAACCCTGTAAAGGGGTCCAGAAACCACCAGGATCTTCACAGAGAATTATTAATGAACCAAAAAAGGTAATGATTGATGTACAAAAAGGGTCAGTTTGTTTATGTAGACACCAGAAAAATAATCTGGCGCATAGATATTCTTAACTCCACCAATTTAAATTAGCCTTGACTCCAATTTGGCTTAACGGTTCGGTTTAGGGTATTATCCGGCTAAAATAAAGTTGTCCCAATACATTGTAGTATTACCCAATGCAACAATTTGACGGAGAACAGAACTGTGCTTGGCTGTCAAGCTTTTGATGAAAAGAATTGCTTGACTCTAGACCTGACCAGCAGATCTccctctctgtgtttttttttttttttttttttttaagaggtaCCATAAAAATGATAATATTCCTCCACCAATTACAAAGTGCAGTCTTCATCTGTTACTTGAAACAGGACCTCTTTGTGAATTAACATTCCTTCATTTTGTTTTAGTACTAATTTATAAAATATGTATTTCTAGAGGTGTCTCGCCCCAGAACAAACCTGAGCTGCAGAAAGTGatggaaaaaaggaaaagagaTCAAGTTGTCAAACTTCAAAAAGCAGAAGCTGAACAGAAAAAGTCAGACTTTGAGCTAGAACTGCAGAAGCGGCATCAGAAATTGGAAGAGGTGAGACTGGCATTTACTTTCCTTGGTGAACTAAGTGCAAGAAATTGTCCTTGGCAGTATTATCAGCTAACTGtcatgcttaaagggaacctgtcaccagcatttcacctattgaacttcacttatccctcactggccgctgctatcaaaagttcattgccgttatccccactcctaaacgcctcctccgactgtaaataacggtctgcaaacatttcgcgcctttaatcataataatccggtgtcccgttgtacgcacataccagaataggacatcaatgcacaagcgtgggattgtgtgtggcgaggagctgtcaatcaaaagtaaggaggcggggtaaactcggaaagacttgaggaatgaagatatgactcttttcaaacgaagatttgactcttttctgctcattagcatacggtgtgggaacactaaaaaactgaatactaaagctagagAGCCgacgaagacaattataggttatatagaaatgatttttcacccactaccaccaggcattgctagtttaataggtgaaatgctggtgacaggttccctttaaaggtgttttcgcatcagagacatttatgacatatccacaggatatgtcataaatgtcagatagatgcgggtcccacttctatctctagaatggggccccctaaaccctgttctaccgcttTGTGCTGTGGCTGACACGTGTGATCTCCGACCATGCATTACAGAAACGGCGTAGCCTgccgagctacgcggtttccggaaGTCTCAGAGAACTGAATGGTAAATACAGAAACATAGTAGCTTGCAAGCTAcgttgcttctgtaactgccattcactactatgggagttgcagaaacagcggagcacagcgagctacgctctttccgtaactcttgtttggaaatcacacgcttcaaccggacaactgtcccgtactgaaaacatgattacagtacgggacagttgtcctgcagcgaggcagggactcctagcatcgtacataactatgatgctaagagccgggctccctgcactgtgttctgtccgggacttgcggccgaaatacgttccgtccattacggacggaacatggtcgtttgaacccagcctcaagaaaacaaaataaagtaaaaaaaggtacacatattttgtatcgccgcgtccgtaatgaccccaactataaaactattacattatttaacccgcacggtgaacgcgtaaataataaaataaaaaacaatgaaaaaattgctgttttctgtgaatcctgccttaaaaaaatgtgataaaaagtgataaaaaagtcgcatctactccaaaatggtaccaataaaaactacaagtcttcaaaAAAAAACCTactgcatcagcggaacaataaaaaaagttatggctcttcaaatatggagacacaaaaataaataattttgaaaaaaaaaaagtatttttaatgtgtaaaagtagtgaaacgtacaaaatctatacaagttTGGTATCGTTACAATCGTAACAactcactgaataaagttattgtgttatttgtgccacacggtaaacggcatagatttaggacacaaaaagagtggcaaaatttctggttctttttctattccctcccaaaaaaagttaaccgttaatcaataaattatatgtaccccaaaatggtgctattaaaaaaataagaccttatacagctatgtcgacgcacaaataaaaaagttatagctcttggaattcgacgatggaaaaactaaaaaaaatagctcggtcattaaggtttaaaataggctggtcattaaagggttaagatTTTTATGAAATATATACTGGGGCTAAGAGCCAAAAGTGAACAATGTGGTTCATGTGAGCAATCTACTGCTTCTCCTGTGAATAACATTTCAGTGTGCACATTGAGGacagttcttaaaggggttttccaccttctgatgacctatccaccggataggtcatcagtacatgatctgcttTGGCCACGGTATAGCGGCCGAACGGCAGTAgtgcagctttgctcctatttaagtgaataggaacggacctgcagttctgcagcattgtcgctatgctatgtacggagccaaactGCTTccaggctccgtacatagcattatgtgccataacaaccggtgcctgcaggccaccggagcggcttatcggtgcgggttCCGGGAGTTCGAccggcaccgatgatatactgattggtggataggtcatccgttttcagaaggtggaaaacccctttaaatgcttcATTGATGGCTTTACTCacaaattaaaagggttttctcaaAATcaaattatcatctatcctggggaacgcagtgaggaggagcctgAATAGGGGTCAAGCATGCGCCTGCCGCACCAATCATTGtctgttttttccatttttctcaGAGTGCGGTTTACTCGACTGTTTCCGTCAttaccatagacattgaatagtgCGACAGCACGCATGCTCgacctccattcaatgtcctccacactgcggtcgagcagtgaggaggaacggggttCTGGACCCCGGTTCTCAGGATcgttggggcccccagtgatcagaaaattaGCACCTATCTTATGGATAGGTGAccattttgggggaaaaaaacatttacccacttcaggacccagccattttttggattttcgtttttaatttttcctccaCTCTTTTAAAaagctaaaacttttttttttactgtcattatagccatatgagggcttattttttgcaggacgacttgtagcttTTAATGGTACCAat from Rhinoderma darwinii isolate aRhiDar2 chromosome 3, aRhiDar2.hap1, whole genome shotgun sequence carries:
- the FAM107B gene encoding protein FAM107B isoform X1, whose product is MEATATIRSSAPLTNSGRTGYGLTDSEFGDTYLIVKSNMAEPDYIESDNPELIRPHKLVNPVKGSRNHQDLHRELLMNQKRGVSPQNKPELQKVMEKRKRDQVVKLQKAEAEQKKSDFELELQKRHQKLEEMEIENNKTEEQENKPEFLKVKGNLRKMNQEITTANSS
- the FAM107B gene encoding protein FAM107B isoform X2 — encoded protein: MAEPDYIESDNPELIRPHKLVNPVKGSRNHQDLHRELLMNQKRGVSPQNKPELQKVMEKRKRDQVVKLQKAEAEQKKSDFELELQKRHQKLEEMEIENNKTEEQENKPEFLKVKGNLRKMNQEITTANSS